The Sporosarcina sp. Te-1 DNA window CGTACGAATATATCCTGCTTTTACTAGCATTTGATGTGAGGTGGCATCTATGTCAGCAGGTGTTTCCCTCATTGTTGGTATGAACGTCCGTGACTGTTTCATTGTATCCCACCTTTTCACCAATAACATTAAAATGTCCTGTACCAGTTAATCACTCACTTGGGTAGTAAATGCAATTCCCTCTATAAGAGACGAATGGAGTCTCGGAAACCCGAGACTCCACGACTTCCGATATCAGTTAAAAAAGAACTTTTGGATATCATTCCAAGTTACAACGAGCATGAGGACCATAAGCAGCATGATGCCAACAAAATGCACCATGCCTTCCTTCTGCTTGTCGACAGGTTTACCGCGCAGCCCTTCGAACAGGAAGAATAACAGCCGACCGCCGTCTAGGGCAGGCAGTGGAAGCAAGTTCATGATGCCTAGATTGATACTCAAGATGGCAGCAAAATTCATTAAACTGTATATTCCGAATTGGGCAACGGACTCAGTTGTTTTATAAATGCCAACGGGACCGGACAAAGCATCAATGCTAAATTTACCCGTCACAAGCTCACCGAGCAGTTCAAATATTCTCTTGATCCAATAAAAAGTCTGCTCCGCCCCATATGCAATGGATTTACCTACACTCTTTTCATAGACAGGCTCGGTTTTGACACCGAGTTGGCCGAATTCCATCCCAGAATCCTCGATAACGGAAGGTGTAACACGCAACGTTTCTTGTTGGCCATTCCGGTCTACCGTGAGCTGCAGCTCCTTAGCCGGGTTCTTTTGGACAATGTCGGTAAACTCCGTCCATTTTTCAATCTTCTTCCCATTAATCCCCGTTACCAGGTCTCCTTCTTGCATACCGCCAATATCAGCTGCAGAGTTCGGAACCACTTCGTTGATACGCGGTTCGTTCGTCGGAACACCAATCAATAATGCGATTGCAATGAAAAGAAAGAAGGACAGGATGAAATTGAACAATGGTCCGGCAAAAATGGTCATTGCCCTGCTGCCAAGCGGCTTCGAATCAAATTGCCGATCATACGGAGCAATTATTGTTTCCAGTCCCTTCTCCAAGATGACCGCATTCCGGGCAATCGGAAATCGGACGAGTTCCTCTGTGTCATTGTATCCTTCGATATAAAGCTTTTTCGCCAAATCTGCGGATTCCGTTTCCAAGAACAATATATTGGGATCCGAAACATTCCGATTCAAGTAGATTTTTTCCACTTCATCCTTTTCATTCAGAAGCAGGCCGACACGATAGCCAGGCAGGAGTTCAACCGTATCCAAATCTCCCTCGGCCATCCGCACATAGCCGCCTAGTGGCAGCAGGCGGATCGTATATAATGTTTCACCTTTTTTTGAATAAAAGATTTTAGGACCAAAACCGATTGCAAATTCCCGGACCATAATGCCCGATTTTTTCGCAAATAAAAAATGCCCCAATTCATGAAAAAAGACGAGCGATCCAAAAATGACGATAAACGCAATAACGGTTTCCATGTAAAACCACCTTACTGGCCAGACCGGCCTTTTAATCTTAGGGAATCCTCTCTGAGTGAGAAACTGTTTCCGCTTGTTTTCTATAATTCACAGAAATTAATTCAATCTAGCTACTATATCATACACCATTTTGCGAGCTGCGGCATCTGTCTGAAGTATAGTCTCCAAATCAGGCTTGGAGATTTTATCATGGTTTTCCATGACCGTTTCCACCAAATCCTCGATTTGAAGGAAGGATATGCGGCCATCCATAAATAATTGAACTGCCACTTCGTTCGCTGCGTTCATCGCTGCCGGCATGGTGCCGCCTTCCCTCCCTGCATCATATGCGAGAGCCAGTGCTTTAAAACGAGCAAAATCCATCTTTTCAAAATGAAGCAGCCCTATTTCTTCCAAGGCAAGACGTTTTGCATTCTTCATCGGTATTCTGTCTGGATAGGTCATCGCATATTGAATAGGGACCCTCATATCAGGGGAACCCAATTGCGCCATAATGCTGGTGTCCTCAAACTCGACCATCGAATGAATAATGCTCTCTTTATGGAGCAGGCAATCAATTTGGTCGAACGGCATGTTAAACAAGTGATGGGCTTCAATCACTTCAAGCCCCTTGTTCATCATGGTGGCTGAATCGATCGTCAACTTATTCCCCATTGACCAATTCGGATGAGCCAGTGCCTGTTCAACTGTGACACCAACCAATTCATCCCGGGACCGATCCCGGAAACTGCCTCCTGAAGCCGTTAAGATCAACCGGGTGATTCGTTTAGGGTTTTCCCCGTTTAGGGACTGGAACAAGGCTGAGTGTTCACTGTCAACAGGCAAGATGGGGACATTGCGTTGTGCAGCTTCCCTCATGACAATTTCACCTGCAGCAACAAGTGTCTCCTTATTCGCGATCGCAATAGGAATGTGAGATTGAATCGCTTTTAAAGTCGGCTCCAATCCTACACTGCCAATGACGGCATTGACCAAAAGATCTGGTTCCGCCTCGCAAGCCACTGCCATAAGCCCTTCCTTGCCATGTAATACTCGAATTCCGGGAAAATCACGACGTAATGATTCCGCATCTTCGGCCCGCAAAACGGAAATGATTTCGGGTTGATGGAGTCTGGCGATTTCCCTTGCCTTTGTAATGTTTATCCCTGCAGAAAATGAAACCAGTTTGAACTTGTCCATATTTGAACCGATGATATCTAACGTCTGAACGCCGATGGATCCAGTTGCTCCGAGTAAACTAATTCGTTTTACCATATCACTATTGTCATCCTTTCAGTTAAACGACTAGATGTAGGAAATGCAGGAGCGGCAACACGAATAGGAGACTGTCAAACCGGTCCAAAATCCCCCCATGACCTGGCAGGATCTTTCCTGAGTCTTTTACTTTGTAATGCCGCTTCAAGGCGGATTCAACCAAATCGCCCAACTGACCGACGATTGACGCGACAATTGTTATTAAAATTAGAGAGAGATAGGACGTAGTAATCGGCTGAATCGCCTGTAAAACACAGGCAAAAACAATGGCACAGACGATTCCGCCAACAAAACCTTCCACGGTTTTATTTGGGGAAATCTCAGGCCATAATTTCCGTTTGCCGATTTTCCTCCCAGTGAAGTAAGCACCCGAATCAGTGGACCAGATGACAAGCAATGCATAAATGACATATTCCAGTCCATAAAAACGAGTTTCAACCAAGTAATAGAAGCCAATCCCAACGTACAGTGCCCCAAGTACGGAAAATGAAGCATCATCAAATGTATAGCGATTTTTTGCAAGCACTGTGTAGACAAGCAAAAGAAGAATGAGTGCGAAGACCATTTCCGTCTTGGTCAAGCTGATAACCTGTTCTACATCTGAAGCCCATTCAGACGGTATCAGTACTACCGCCATTGCGAGCCAGGTGATCGCCCCTTCCACCGAGATCAAGTTCATCTCTTTCATTTTGAGTAATTCGTAAAGCCCTACAGTTGCGATTATGTAAATCGCAATTGTGAATGGGGATCCTCCGATCAGTATAAGAGGAACGAATAGGGCCAGTGCAACGATGGCTGTCAATATTCTCTGTTTCAATCTTCCCTATCTCCTTCCACACTTCCAAAACGGCGGTTTCTCATTTGAAACTCTTCGATGGACTGCAGCATGCAAGCTTCATCGAAATCCGGCCAAAGTACGTCTGTGAAGGAGAATTCAGCATAAGCAAGCTGCCATAGCATGAAATTGGATAATCGCACTTCTCCACTCGTCCTTATTAACAGATCTGGCTCTGGCAAATGAGCGGTCATTAGATGAGTATTGATCATTGATTCGTTGATGTGATCAATACTCATCTCGTCTCTTTTGATTAAATCAGCAATTTCTTTTACCGCATTGACGAGCTCCAATCTACTGCCATAATTCATTGCAAAATTAAGTATGAGACCCGTGTTGCTTGAAGTTTTTTCGACAGCCGTCAAAATCGCTTTTTTGGTATGATCCGGCAGGGCATCGAAATTACCGATCATCTCGACTTTTACATTTTGCTCAATCAATTCGGGTAAGTATGTACTTAAAAACTCGCCTGGCAACTTCATTAAAAAATCGATTTCCATTTTGGGCCGCTTCCAATTTTCTGTTGAAAATGCATACAGGGTCAGCACTTTTATTCCGATATCATTCGCAATACGGGTGATCTTCCGGACTGTCTTCATTCCTTCATGATGGCCCGCAATACGTGGTAGATTCCGTTGCTTTGCCCATCTCCCGTTGCCGTCCATGATGATTGCGACATGCGCAGGTATCTGCCTGCTTCTTATAGCTTGCAATCGATCCGTAAGCGAAGCATCCACCTCAACCGTTTTTTTTCGCAATAATTTATCAAGCATCTCGTTTCCTCCACTCGGCAACTATTTGAGCAAGTACACATTCTATCGTATCAAACTGGATGGGAAAATTCATTTATTAAAACTGGTTGTTCGAACCGATTTTTCGTCGAAAGATTTTTTCTTCTTCCCACTTAGGGAAAGTCTGCCATCCTTTTGGCATTACCTATTGCTATATCAATTAGGTTTTACCCTTCGCCTCATTGTCATTCTAATTGTATGCTGCAATCCATAACAATAGGAGCGGAGAATCTGTTGCCATCTTGAAACTGAATTGTTAGGTTTTATCTATGATAAACATTTCGTTTCATCCTTAGGTTATTCCTTACGTTCGGCCCACTTCGTAGTCATGCAAACAAGTTAAAAGGACGCCCTGAAAGTAGGACGTCCCGGAGTATAGAAAGTTCTTCTATCAGATTTCCATAATTTCATTTTCTTTATCTTTCGCAATGCTGTCGATCTTTTCGATGAATGAATCGGTCAACTTTTGAATTTCATCGCCTTCCCGACGAAGCTCGTCTTCTGTGATGTCCCCGGTTTTTTCAAGTTTTTTCAACTCATCGTTGCCATCACGGCGAACATTTCGGATTGCGACTTTGGAGTCTTCCGCTTCCTTTTTAACCAATTTAACGAGTTCTTTACGACGCTCTTCTGTTAAAGCTGGCACCGCAAGACGAATGATGGAACCATCGTTGGATGGTGTAATTCCAATATCCGATTTCATAATTGCTTTTTCAATGTCTCCTAAGATTGACTTATCGTACGGTTGAATGACGAGCAACCTAGGTTCAGGCGTTGAAATCCCTGCCATCTGGTTCAAAGGTGTTGGTGCTCCGTAATAATCGACTGTAATTCTGTCTAACAAGGATGCGTTTGCACGACCCGCACGAATAGATGCCAGCTCTCTAGTCAGAGCAGCGATTGCCTTTTCCATCCGGTCTTTCGTTTGATCTAAAACTGCTTTCGGCATTACCCTTTCCTCCTGACAACCGTACCAATCGGTTCACCAAGTACGGCTTTTTTAATATTTCCATTATCCATAATCGAGAATACTACGAGAGGGATGTCATTGTCCATACAAAGGGTCGACGCTGTGGAATCCATCACTTCCAGTCCTTGGCTAATCACTTCCAAGTAGGAGAGTTCGGAATACTTGATAGCTGTTTCATCTTTTAATGGATCAGCAGAATAGACGCCATCCACATTGTTTTTGGCCATCAATATGACGTCCGCCTCAATTTCCGCAGCACGCAATGCGGCAGTCGTGTCTGTCGAGAAATAAGGGTTTCCCGTGCCGGCAGCAAAAATAACGACACGTTTTTTCTCCAGATGCCGGATCGCCTTGCGTCGAATATACGGTTCAGCAACCTGTCTCATATCGATTGAAGAAGAAACACGTGTTTCAACTCCCAACTTTTCCAACGAGTCTTGAAGCGCCAACGAATTCATGACTGTCGCAAGCATACCCATATAATCGGCAGTCGTCCGATCCATTCCCATCTCGCTACCAACTTTGCCTCGCCAATAATTGCCGCCGCCTACTACAACTGCAACTTCAACGCCTAGATCGACGACCTCTTTCACTTGTGATGCAACAGATTTCACGATTTCAGGGGAAAGACCGTAGCCTTTTTCTCCCGCGAGTGCCTCTCCGCTAAGTTTCAAGACAATCCGTTTATATTTTGGGACGTTCATATGTACCCTCCATCTACTCAGTTTTCTCGAAAAATAGGGAACACATCGATGTGTTCCCTACTTTATATAATATATTGCGTTTCAAAGGATTTTTAGACAGCTTAGTTGCCTTTTACTTGGCTCATGACTTCATCCGCAAAGTTGTCTTCGCGTTTTTCGATTCCTTCACCTACAGCATAGCGGATGAATTCCTTCAATGTGCCGCCAGTTGATTTTACGAAATCGCCAACTTTTTGGTCTGAGTTTTTAACAAACGCTTGGTCAAGAACACAGATTTCTTCGAAATACTTGCCAAGACGGCCTTCAACCATTTTAGCCACAATGTTTTCAGGCTTGCCTTCGTTCAAAGCTTGTTCTGTCAAAATTTTGCGCTCGTGTTCAACTTCTTCTTCAGAAACTTGGTCACGAGAAATATATTTAGGGTTCAATGCAGCGATATGCATAGCCACGTCTTTTGCAGCCTCTGCATCTGTTGTTCCTTCAAGAATTGTAAGAACCGCAATCCGTCCACCCATGTGAAGGTATGGTCCGAATGCATCGTTGTCAGTTTTTGTACGGACTTCAAAACGGCGAAGTGTAATTTTTTCTCCAATTTTTGCAACCGCATTGGAAATGTGGTCGGCTACAGATGCACCATTCGACATTTTCGATTCGATCGCTTCCTCGATGGATGCAGGTTTTGCAGCCAATAAATGTTCAGCAAGCTCTTTTACAAGCGTTTGGAATGCTTCGTTTTTCGCAACGAAGTCAGTTTCCGCATTCACTTCAAGAATGACAGCGTCGTTACCGTCTACAAGGATATATGTTGTACCTTCAGCAGCGATACGGTCTGCTTTCTTAGCAGCGCTGGAAAGACCTTTTTCACGAAGGAAGTCTACTGCAGCTTCCATGTCACCATTCACTTCAGTTAATGCTTTTTTGCAGTCCATCATACCTGCGCCTGTTTTTTCACGCAATTCTTTTACCATTTGAGCTGTAATTGCCATTTTCCATTCCTCCTGAAAGTAATATTATCTCGCAGTTGCTCTTTAAAAAAGACGATAAGTGGATTGGCCGCTTATCGTCTCTTCATTTGAACTATTACTCTGCAGCTACTGTTTCTGCTTCTTCTTCTGTCGTTGTTTCTTCGTCTGCGCCTTGTCTTGATTCGATCAATGCATCAGCCATTTTGCTTGTAAGAAGACGAACTGCACGGATTGCATCGTCGTTAGCAGGGATGACATAATCGATTTCATCTGGATCGCAGTTTGTATCGACAATACCAACTAGCGGAATGTTCAATTTGATCGCTTCAGCTACCGCGATTCGTTCTTTACGTGGATCCACGACAAAGATGACATCCGGCAAAGATTTCATATCACGGATACCGCCAAGGAATTTCACTAGACGTTCGTGTTCTTTTCTAAGTTGAGAGACTTCTTTTTTAGGAAGTACAGCAAAAGTACCGTCTTCTTCCATAGCTTCGATC harbors:
- the rseP gene encoding RIP metalloprotease RseP, whose amino-acid sequence is METVIAFIVIFGSLVFFHELGHFLFAKKSGIMVREFAIGFGPKIFYSKKGETLYTIRLLPLGGYVRMAEGDLDTVELLPGYRVGLLLNEKDEVEKIYLNRNVSDPNILFLETESADLAKKLYIEGYNDTEELVRFPIARNAVILEKGLETIIAPYDRQFDSKPLGSRAMTIFAGPLFNFILSFFLFIAIALLIGVPTNEPRINEVVPNSAADIGGMQEGDLVTGINGKKIEKWTEFTDIVQKNPAKELQLTVDRNGQQETLRVTPSVIEDSGMEFGQLGVKTEPVYEKSVGKSIAYGAEQTFYWIKRIFELLGELVTGKFSIDALSGPVGIYKTTESVAQFGIYSLMNFAAILSINLGIMNLLPLPALDGGRLLFFLFEGLRGKPVDKQKEGMVHFVGIMLLMVLMLVVTWNDIQKFFFN
- a CDS encoding isoprenyl transferase, which codes for MLDKLLRKKTVEVDASLTDRLQAIRSRQIPAHVAIIMDGNGRWAKQRNLPRIAGHHEGMKTVRKITRIANDIGIKVLTLYAFSTENWKRPKMEIDFLMKLPGEFLSTYLPELIEQNVKVEMIGNFDALPDHTKKAILTAVEKTSSNTGLILNFAMNYGSRLELVNAVKEIADLIKRDEMSIDHINESMINTHLMTAHLPEPDLLIRTSGEVRLSNFMLWQLAYAEFSFTDVLWPDFDEACMLQSIEEFQMRNRRFGSVEGDRED
- the frr gene encoding ribosome recycling factor; the encoded protein is MPKAVLDQTKDRMEKAIAALTRELASIRAGRANASLLDRITVDYYGAPTPLNQMAGISTPEPRLLVIQPYDKSILGDIEKAIMKSDIGITPSNDGSIIRLAVPALTEERRKELVKLVKKEAEDSKVAIRNVRRDGNDELKKLEKTGDITEDELRREGDEIQKLTDSFIEKIDSIAKDKENEIMEI
- the tsf gene encoding translation elongation factor Ts; this translates as MAITAQMVKELREKTGAGMMDCKKALTEVNGDMEAAVDFLREKGLSSAAKKADRIAAEGTTYILVDGNDAVILEVNAETDFVAKNEAFQTLVKELAEHLLAAKPASIEEAIESKMSNGASVADHISNAVAKIGEKITLRRFEVRTKTDNDAFGPYLHMGGRIAVLTILEGTTDAEAAKDVAMHIAALNPKYISRDQVSEEEVEHERKILTEQALNEGKPENIVAKMVEGRLGKYFEEICVLDQAFVKNSDQKVGDFVKSTGGTLKEFIRYAVGEGIEKREDNFADEVMSQVKGN
- a CDS encoding 1-deoxy-D-xylulose-5-phosphate reductoisomerase — translated: MVKRISLLGATGSIGVQTLDIIGSNMDKFKLVSFSAGINITKAREIARLHQPEIISVLRAEDAESLRRDFPGIRVLHGKEGLMAVACEAEPDLLVNAVIGSVGLEPTLKAIQSHIPIAIANKETLVAAGEIVMREAAQRNVPILPVDSEHSALFQSLNGENPKRITRLILTASGGSFRDRSRDELVGVTVEQALAHPNWSMGNKLTIDSATMMNKGLEVIEAHHLFNMPFDQIDCLLHKESIIHSMVEFEDTSIMAQLGSPDMRVPIQYAMTYPDRIPMKNAKRLALEEIGLLHFEKMDFARFKALALAYDAGREGGTMPAAMNAANEVAVQLFMDGRISFLQIEDLVETVMENHDKISKPDLETILQTDAAARKMVYDIVARLN
- the pyrH gene encoding UMP kinase codes for the protein MNVPKYKRIVLKLSGEALAGEKGYGLSPEIVKSVASQVKEVVDLGVEVAVVVGGGNYWRGKVGSEMGMDRTTADYMGMLATVMNSLALQDSLEKLGVETRVSSSIDMRQVAEPYIRRKAIRHLEKKRVVIFAAGTGNPYFSTDTTAALRAAEIEADVILMAKNNVDGVYSADPLKDETAIKYSELSYLEVISQGLEVMDSTASTLCMDNDIPLVVFSIMDNGNIKKAVLGEPIGTVVRRKG
- the rpsB gene encoding 30S ribosomal protein S2; the protein is MSVISMKQLLEAGVHFGHQTRRWNPKMKKYIFQERNGIYIIDLQKTVKKLEEAYDFMRQVGADGGKVLFVGTKKQAQEAIKEEAERAGMYYINQRWLGGTLTNFGTIQKRVARMKKIEAMEEDGTFAVLPKKEVSQLRKEHERLVKFLGGIRDMKSLPDVIFVVDPRKERIAVAEAIKLNIPLVGIVDTNCDPDEIDYVIPANDDAIRAVRLLTSKMADALIESRQGADEETTTEEEAETVAAE
- a CDS encoding phosphatidate cytidylyltransferase; amino-acid sequence: MKQRILTAIVALALFVPLILIGGSPFTIAIYIIATVGLYELLKMKEMNLISVEGAITWLAMAVVLIPSEWASDVEQVISLTKTEMVFALILLLLVYTVLAKNRYTFDDASFSVLGALYVGIGFYYLVETRFYGLEYVIYALLVIWSTDSGAYFTGRKIGKRKLWPEISPNKTVEGFVGGIVCAIVFACVLQAIQPITTSYLSLILITIVASIVGQLGDLVESALKRHYKVKDSGKILPGHGGILDRFDSLLFVLPLLHFLHLVV